The Drosophila willistoni isolate 14030-0811.24 unplaced genomic scaffold, UCI_dwil_1.1 Seg774, whole genome shotgun sequence genome window below encodes:
- the LOC124461959 gene encoding uncharacterized protein LOC124461959, which translates to MSGVRDGANNDSRPVISVYNGINFVGRLVVIEKGKETVSPVSSMSALEQSSDSSSESIEKCIKPQAQKRKMNHDLPAENKRYKVDPTVSEESSENTSSGSLFDACGMVPCDIKSRASSSDEEDDQPMNKEASNDAPYVDILPQNRPFVVISATACNNTDFCSLLNEFSISFDGYRNVECLKFNKETPVQEYSGRLYVAAANESTMDWVLGVICKKDNYEAVPLTEFLHLLPARVIVPKVEKCLSKIFDMLERQNNGIQT; encoded by the exons ATGTCAGGAGTTCGGGACGGTGCAAATAACGACAGTCGACCGGTTATATCAGTCTATAACGGTATTAATTTTGTGGGTCGGCTTGTGGTGATCGAAAAGGGCAAAGAAACTGTGTCGCCGGTAAGCAGCATGTCAGCGCTGGAACAAAGTTCAGATTCCAGCAGTGAATCTAtcgaaaaatgtataaaaccACAGGCTCAGAAACGAAAAATGAATCATGATTTACCTGCGGAGAATAAGAG atATAAGGTGGACCCTACCGTGAGCGAGGAAAGCTCGGAAAACACATCATCAGGGTCCCTGTTCGATGCATGCGGAATGGTCCCATGCGATATTAAATCTCGTGCTTCTAGTTCAGATGAGGAAGATGATCAGCCAATGAACAAAGAAGCAAGCAATGATGCACCATACGTTGATATTCTCCCGCAAAACAGGCCATTTGTTGTCATCTCGGCGACCGCCTGCAACAACACAGACTTCTGCAGTCtattgaatgaattttctATAAGCTTTGATGGATACAGAAACGTCGAATGCCTAAAGTTCAATAAAGAAACACCGGTTCAAGAATATAGTGGAAGGCTATATGTTGCGGCAGCAAACGAGAGTACGATGGATTGGGTGCTGGGTGTCATCTGCAAAAAAGATAACTACGAAGCTGTTCCCCTTACGGAATTTCTACATCTCTTACCAGCTCGAGTCATAGTGCCCAAAGTAGAAAAATGCTTAAGTAAAATCTTTGATATGCTCGAACGACAAAATAATGGTATACAAACATAA